In Ostrinia nubilalis chromosome 6, ilOstNubi1.1, whole genome shotgun sequence, the genomic window CATAATCGAGCGCTTCCAGATAAAAGCCATACGTTTGATTTACCAAATCCCGTGGTATATCAGCAACAGGCTCATCTATCAGGACTTGCCATTGCCCCAtagagtacttattattattctgtgcccatAGTCAAAGAGGAAATAAAGAGCCACACACTCCGCTACAAGGATAAACTTTCAAATCATAAAAACTCATCAGTCCAACAACTCATGACCATTGAAGGCTTCCTATTCAGCAGACTGCAAAGAGTGTCAGGAGTCTCCTTAGTAGATTCCAGGATAGTTGAGAGACCATGACCACTGAGGGCAAGTGAGTCACTGGACTCCTGCTGATttactacaaacaaaaaatctcaTTACAACAGTAGATAACTACACCATAACACTAGCACCATCGGAAACCTGGCACTTTAACCTTTTTCGCGAATATTGGTTGGCACTTGAATGGATATCTGCGATTGCGCGCACTTTTCCATACATCTAACCTTACCGCTAACTTCTTGCCTGCAGTTTTAacagttttaagttttattaagtagtttgcggtcagatatttttacaagtttttaataggaaaggcgtattcgtattgttcgaaaagaccgaataattCTAAAGatgctattcgaataataaatgtggcgaatatccgaataatatggatatccggatatccgaattgCATGCCCTAACTGTGAGTGACTGGCTGTTGCCGGAGCTGTGGCATGATGACGTACTGTGAGCGCCTTGCTATGAAGACGTACTGTGAGTGACTGGCTGTTGCTGGAACCGTGGCATGATGACGTACTGTGAGTGGCTGGCTGATGACGGAACCGTGCTGTGAGTGACTTGGTGCCGGAGCTGTGGCATGATGACGTACTGTGAGCGCCTTGCTATGAAGACGTACTGTGAGTGACTGGCTGTTGCTGGAACCGTGGCATGATGACGTACTGTGAGTGACTGGCTGTTGCCGGAGCCGTGGCATGATGACGTACTGTGAGTGGCTGGCTGATGACGGAACCGTGCTGTGAGTGACTTGGTGCCGGAGCTGTGGCATGATGACGTACTGTGAGCGCCTTGCTATGAAGACGTACTGTGAGTGACTGGCTGTTGCCGGAGCTGTGGCATGATGACGTACTGTGAGCGCCTTGCTATGAAGACGTACTGTGAGTGACTGGCTGTTGCTGGAACCGTGGCATGATGACGTACTGTGAGTGGCTGGCTGATGACGGAACCGTGCTGTGAGTGACTTGGTGCCGGAGCTGTGGCATGATGACGTACTGTGAGCGCCTTGCTATGAAGACGTACTGTGAGTGACTGACTGTTGCTGGAACTGTGTCACGATGACGTAGTACGAGTGCCAGAGCTGTGGCATGATGACGCGCTGCGAATATCACACTAGCTAGATACTACAGCCTACCTCCAGGGCCCGTCGACGGTGCCGAGGCGGCAGATGGCCTGCTTTACGCTGTCGGTGTCGGCTTCCACGCAGCGCTCGCCGACGCCTAACTGACCAGCTTCGTTGAGCCGGAACAACTGGCTGTTACCAGAGCCATGGCACGATGACGTACCTGTAAACGTCACAGAGTTGTGATGTAACTTTTTGTCTGCTTAACTACGTCAAAAGACAAAGACGtacactgctagacaaaggccgcTCCTGAGGATTTCTTTCCATAATGATCACTCATGCGCTGCCTCTCAGCAGTTCTacgggctatgtcggttactttggtttttCTATTTTAGCTTAGGAATAGTGAAGTAATTGAGAacacatttataatttagttgaaatggatttgcaatatttaattttcaaactCAAAAAATTTATCAGCATAACTAATTTTCAAAAGACAAACAAAACGTAATAGTAActtattaaaaagttattaatcCATTAGGTACGGTCTTTATCAATGAGTTATGTGAAGttaacttgataaattaatactGATTAAGCGATTATAGCCAAGAAAACTAATAATGTGTTTTACACTTCATCAACATGATGCAATGTTTAAATCCATTTCCCAAAACAAAATATTCTATTACTCAGCTGGTAATGTTGTCTCAAGTGGTAATAAATgataactattattattatcctaATATTTCACGAAATTGACTTACTATAGGATTAGCGCTTAACTTAGTGCCTGAGGAATTGGACCGGAACGGGAGGGTGATTTTGCGACAGTTCaacgtcagtgagacttcagatttgtatgcgcTGTCACGACATAATGACAATGTTACCTCTCCCGCGACGCTCCCATACCACAGGCACTGATTAAGTTAAGCGCTTATCTTAGTGGGTGTACCAGTAACAAACCGAATAAGcgacattttaaaagtaattttgatattgtgactcaattattacaacaataattgcaaaaaaaagaattaactaCTCCTTGTCTATCATAGAATCAAGTAGCTTATTCCAATTTTCTTAATAGctgtaaggtttatttttatttaacaatcaatGTGGAAAGTCGCAATGTGCCTAAGGTTGACCAGATCGTACCAAGTCGTGTTTGtcgcttttatttatgactaattaTTGGTAGAAGTACGGCAGTGCTACCAAACGTAACAAAAGTGGCGGGAAATTCGATagattgttaatattttgatgtGAAATTAGAAATGGTGTACTACAGCTGGTTCCTGGTGTGGGACTGGTGCACCCACCCTACATTACACAAACGTATTaacacacaacacacacaaacaATACACAAATTACGTTAGCGAAAGTACATTACACAGTACATTTAGTATACTTACCAATATAAGCAGGTGCAGCCTTGCCCATGGTGTCCAAGCAAACCCCAGTGGCTTTATTCTTCACCATCCCCCAGTGAATGTTCTTCGGAAGCTTCGGGAACTTATCGTATACATCGTAAGCCACATTCTCCATGAACCATCCGAAGCTCTTGCACTTCAACTTTTCTTTCAAAGCAACTTGCTCGCTTATGTCGCCCATGTCCAAAAATCTCGCCATTGGCTCTCTGGTATAAAAGTATTCCTTGTGCTCCTCATCAAACCACGTCTCAATAACTCTCTTATAGTTAATAGTGATTAAGGACCCCTTGCGATTCTTGGCCAGGTTGCCAAAGGAGTACGGCATAAACGCTCTATAAACGTGGCCGACTCTCGAGCACGGCACCCATTCGATACTGCCCCCGCATTGCCAGATTTtgaaactcaactcgaaattcTCGCCACCCCATACCAGTAAACCGGGGTCGTATGCTCCAATTTCGAGGAAGTACCGTTTGTTGATTGCGAATAGACCCCCAGCGTGTGTCGGACTTTTGTACGGTTCTGATTTATGTTTGTGACGACTGTCTTCCCTCTCAGGCACTTCGTTCTCTTTGTAAAGCATACCCCATTCGAAGATACCCCTGTAATTTGTGCCGTGCTGGTACACCGGTCTGTATTCGAAGGTTTTGTGGTCTACTCCGTCTATGACGGGCACTGTCATGATTCTGTAATCGCGGTAGATGGGAGCGAGGAGAGGAGGAAGCCAGTTGAGGTTGACTTCGCAGTGAGCATCAAGGAAGACTATGACTTCGCCCGTAGCCTCTTGGGCGCCCCTAGATCGCGTACGGATCAATCCTTCTCTTTGAGTATTGCGGATAAGTCGCACTTTGCCTTTAAATCGTTTTATGTAGTTGTCGAGGTTGCTTTTCAGGTTTTCTTTATCGGAGAAATCGTCGACCTGAATAAATAGAAAGGGTTAAATCTAGGCTGCTGCGATAAGCGATTGTTAGTCATCTAAACCTGGCCTGAGATGAGAATTATTTCAATCCGTCTACTATCTAacttaaataaagaaaaaagctTATAATAATGGAATCGCCAACCTTCGGGAACAATTAAAACTAATGGGCATAAATCCTATTAATGAGAATAACTATTAATTAACACCCTAATAATCCcacttaaaattaatgaaagaaAGTGCGTGAGTTCGTGTTTTTCGCCAATCACTCGTCAACGGTTGAATGCAGTTGGATTAGAAATGAAAACATTGGTTAGTAATTAGTATGCACGATACAAGCACTGTTATCTGGTGTACTACATATGATTGTAATGTAtgctgtttaaaaaaaaaacaagcgaCAATAGAGTTAGTTTTTGTTGGGATATTGCTTGATTCTCATAGGAGTTTGCCAATGCTGTTGACATAATAATCGGGTCACGAATTGGATGTTGACTGTTGTAACTATAGACGAAATATTCGGTTACAGAATATTTTTGTGGGTATTTTCGGCTAAATTGCGATGTGGTGAAAACATCACCACACAAAACAACCTTGAGCGTGAGGGCTTTTTAGGCCTGATGCATCGATTGCTAGGGCATCTTAGTTGGCATTTTCAATGAGCCTTATTACAGGATTATTGAGTTGAAAAAATACAAACGTAAAGTATTCAGAGCTACCTCCTAAtctatgtatatgttacggtcaaagtgataaatgtgaaaattatgaataatcgccggttattatgaataattaccgcatgatttggttaatgtgattaatatgaggtcatttatgtgtgtataaaactaaataggcggcttaggggtggcccaagggccacccccgccgcaccttaacctatttttcactttaaatcaaaacattatgttataggcatcatggaaaagtaatattatgcaagaaacattccaaactcattatgccaaattatattaatatatgatatcaaaacgttcaaaagtttggcagtacacgagcacgtacacaagatgttgttctcttttaagaaatttgttagtactaaggttgaattattaaataatcactgttaaatgtgattaatttatcacttttaccgcgactgtcggtaattattcataataaccggttattattaataattttcaatttatcacattaaccgtaacatatataaataaaaatgaattgatgttcgttagtctgattaaaactcgagaacggctgggccgattgagccgattttttttttaaatgtttgtcgtagtccagggtaggtctaaacggtgagcaaatacgcgcgcgatattgtttttctgtgacagacaaaattccacgcgggcaaagccgttACGCTGTAACGCAATACATAACACAACTAGATAAATTTGAAAATACGTATATCGAATTATCGATATAGAATGTAAATCCTTAAGGTCATGGTCAATCTGACCTGACTATGACCTTTTGATTGGTTTGCATTTGGTTGTTGATTCAGTTTGAACAGAAATTAGTATGCGACTTGCATTTGAGAGTATTATTGTACTATTTTTGAGCAGCTGTGGTGACTCACAAACTCGTAAatcgggcgcctttttggcacaaaaataaCTGTGTACAGTTTTAAATCTTTGttcgtttttaattttcttttgtgtcaaataaagtttttcttatcttatcttaaaacactaaggcccagaacagacggtgaaacgcaactgcaacgaaactgcaactgctagttacttttatttatttatttattctagaaGGCTGCTTGAAGGCTTACAGAAAATCCAACGCGCCAACAAGTTATAGGTACAATCGTGCaaataatatcaattaaaaatgtCAATATTGTGTACAATTGTCAAGTAAAACGATAACAAATCagtcaaataaaatcaaaaattaaatacataaataattgtcTTAGAATGtcatattacctacataataagaataagtattaaatattatatgtCCAGATATTAGTATTAATGTCCatattatagttattaattacacaaaagtcgataaattaatactaatattGTACCCAAGCGGTCGGCAAATATATCGATATCGTCGTGCTGAGCAACCAAGTCCCCGATTAAACATAGTGCGCGGGTAGAAGGCGCGTTCGCTGCGCGAGTGGTGCGCGTGACCGGCCGTTGTAGCAGCCTAGGGCGGCGACGCGGTTCAATAATCCCGGTTTCGTCCCGTGGTATTCGCGTGGGCACTAATAAGCCTACTTTTGCTACTATCTGGGGACTTTCAATTTTACCATGTATAATCGACAGATAGTAGACTATACTGGACATTATCCTCCTAAACTTGAGAGTCTCCAAATCTACCATGCCAGAGACAAACAAGGACGGATACAAGTAAGGGTAATATCCGTATCTCTTTTTATACAGCCAGCGAGCAAACTTGCGTTGAATTTTTTCTATCATCAAGGCATATTTATCCTCGTAGGGATCCCAAATGATAGAACCATACTCAAGCTTGCTACGGACGTATGCGCTATACAATATCTTAGCTACCCTAATATCGTCGAATTGAGCAGACGTCCTTATAACAAACCCTAATATCTTACTAGTCATTTTACAAATTTTTGTCACATGTTTGTGAAAGTCCAACTTAGAATCTAACATTAAACCTAGGTCTCGTATGTCATTAACTCTTTCCAACGGAGtgtcatttaaataataattattattcaatggAGAACGTTTACGTGAAAAAGTTATTACTTTACACTTGTCAGTATTAAATGCTAAACGATTGACAACACTCCATTCTAATACCGCATCAATGTCGCTTTGCAATGCTATAGCGTCTGGAACACTGGAGACACCCAAACAAAGTTTGAGATCATCCGCAAACAGTAGGCATTCagaaaatttaacacatgtaggtaggtcatttataaaaattaagaaaagcgTTGGTCCAAGAGTACTACCTTGACTGACACCTGATCGTGTGTAGTATTCATCAGACTCAAATCCATTCAGTCTTACAAACTGACTTCGATTTCCAAGATAATTggcaaaaaaattcaaaagttttgggGTGAATCCTATAAGAGCCAGTTTCTGAAGGAGAATGTCATTATCCACCATGTCGAACGCCTTTCTAAAATCAAAGTAGGCTGCATCTACCTGATGACCAGCATCCATCTCAGCATGCACATAATCGACATGCCTAACCAGGTTAGTAGTGGTCGATCGTGCTTTCCGAAAGCCATGCTGATCATCATGCAGCAAGTGGTTGACTTGTATGCTGATACGTAGATTCAGAATTGATTCCAGAATTTTTGCAAACACTGAAAGTACGGCAATAGGCCTAAAACCAGAGACATCCATAGTGGAATCCCCCTTAGGAATAGGCGTAACGCGCGATGTCTTCCACAGCTTCGGGTACTTAGAAAGTCTGAGACAGAGGTTGAAGATGTACAAAAGGGGCTCCTGAAGAACAGATATGCAGTCCTTAGCAAGGAACACTGGAATACCATCAGGGCCACCAGATGATCGCGCCTTAATGCGCCTTATTGCTTCTCTTAAATCAGATTTGTCAATAGTTTCTATCGAAATGGCAGTGGCGTCTGCACGTGCTGAACGTGCAGCCTCAACAAAGTCTAGCTGTGGAACCTCACTCTGAAACACCGAGCCAAAGTATTCGGCAAAGGCGTCGGCCGCAGCCTGACCAGTCACTTCATTGCCGTTAAACTTAAAAGCATCGATGCGACATCTCTCTCTCTTCTTATCTTTTACATGCTCCCAGAATTTACCTGGGTcgttgataatatttttttggagTTCTTTCAAATTTTGCTTATGAGCGTTGTCtatttgagttgcatctaagtttctgccatagtaatcgaccagtttgaaagtttcaaactggtcgcgtcatatgTGGTCTGTCAaaggacgctatggcagaaacttagttTCGTTGCagtgcgtttcaccgtctgttctgggcctaaggaaAACGTACCAAAACAATTTCGTGCAGTACATTCGGCGGGGAGCGCTCTATGACCGTGTGGACTGTCCTCATCAGCACTGAGAAGCCTTCGTTGTGGAAGACGATGATCACAGAAGTACTCGACAAGTCCTCAGGATAGTGCCAATATCTGCATTCGTCCAGCCTAGTGTCTGGGATAGACCTGAAAGAACGCTATCAAATAAAACAAGGGCCTTTTTTACTCCACCAGAAGGAAGGTTACGTTTTTGTGTGATGTTTCATAAATTGAACAACAGTTACATCTTTATCTGCTACAAATTAAGGGCAGAGTTCTGTCAACCATAAAAAGTTAGATTTTATAAAAGAGAATGTGTTTCTGTCACATGCAGGAGTTACAtagactataataatattatgtatatgtatTGGCTTAAATTATTCTGACATGTTAGTAATTTGTTAAAGGTATACAATTTGGTTAATTTAAGATTTGTTAATAGgtaaaatagtttaaaacttcTACTGCATAAGCAGTTACAAATAATACTAAATAGAAAGTCAGACAAAGACAAATTATATTGGAAAGAAAGTAactaaaaaatgtaaaaagtaaTAGGAAACCATAAAggacaaaaatatatttatgaatCGAACTAGATAAGTATCTTAAAACTTACTAAGTAATTAGAAAATCAACTTATATCTCTTGATATAAGTTAATCCTTTTTCAATTTTAGATAACTGTAACAAATATACTGATGGAGtttgcagaaataaaaaaatctaaattgttTAAACTCATACTAATTACATAAGAATTCCCCCTCATTGTGTCTAATTGGATTAATTAGTTAACCACAGGGGTCAGGTTCAATTATGTAATGATTGACCAGATAAGGCACAGCTAGTAGGCACAAGATAATGTGATGGAAACTAACATAGcattatgttaataataaatatatattttttggaTGTTTCTTCATTGTTAAACTATTGAAATTTTATTACTAAAGATTTAAGaaggttatttttttttactattactGTAACATAGTTTGCATTAAAAATCATTAGCTGTTTCATAAACTAATAAGCAACAAGCAGTAATAAAAGAACTCAAGTACCTATATACTTTTTAGATCACctatgttttacaaataaattatttgatttggtTTGACTTTATTTTATCTATGACATAGGTATTGCTAAATAgagaataataatgaaaatgttaaggcaataaatacacatttcatttattatttaaaatgtttacctGTTCATTGCTATGTCATCAGAAGCAGCAATATTCATGCCATATTCACTCTCGGACTCTGCGATGTCGTTGGCTCGGTCCTGAGACATGTGGTACGGCTTCCCCTCTTCTCCTGGACCTTTCACCGTCCTTAAGTCCTTCGGTTCAAAGTTGCCCAGTTCTGGGGAATGTGCAAATGTTATAGGACATTGCATAAAGGATAAGAGCAAAGTTATAACTGATTTcatgtataaaatatgttatgcAAATGTTTTTATGTACTTTATGGGTGGGATTGTGTACACAGTCCACTCTGCAAATATGTAAATACTTCGGGCTAAGgaaagtcataaatattaagAAGGTTTCAAACAAATCATAACTGCACACGAAATAAGAACAATCAAagtattgtttattttcacaaatttACGATCGGAAATCGAATACAtgttataaaatgacgtaggaaAACAATGTAACGCGGACGTAGACACGCCGGCACGCTGACTAGGGCAAATAACTGTTTAAACAAGTTCATAAATGCCATAAGCCACCACAATTACCCAATCGGTCTTACAACCACTTACCTGATTTTAATGTAGGATACACATCACGATGGAACTTATAATAACCAACTTGAGCTTCTGAGTCGATCATTTCGTCAGCAACATACGAGTTATTCTCGCTAGACCATTTGTGCAGAGCGTAAACTAAAAGTAACAAAACAGCGCATCCCGCTCCCATTCGCACAATCCTACCACGTCTTACGTTTGTAATCCTCATTTTCATTTGAGTTTTATATGCGCATAACAAACTTTACAAGTATTTTCGAATTAATTGggatttttaaaacttgagAAAATCCTCCACTCGCTAACTCGCCTGGGTGACGTTTACACGAATTGACAACAGTTTGACACTGACAAGTTacaaccacagatatggattagagtagatacagcaagttgctcgtcaaagcgtgccattccgatatgtccaaatggacatacatggtcgagtgatgttcatgtaatccgattacaacaatcggttacgatgattttacgaggacattagtacgaacacggtagagggaagaaattatttacgtattgagaattgtaattaacagcaacaagtaacaaataattaattagaataaagtagcagtagaagaattataaaacaagttagatCAGTCATCGCGGAAGACAGAGTGCACTCTGTAACGTCGAAATATACAAATCAAGAAGTTAGTTAGGTCAGTGATCGCAGTATACACTATTACTAGTCTATGTATACGACGGCGgagattttgtcgtttagaaatatcttcaaaactaggtacctaacttagctttatgaaagaaaacgtattgacaaaactacgcatttttacatttattaaaaataaaaagcttgagttagtctttattttatgaaactaggtcaggtactaggatatttaaaagtatgaaattaggtaggtatgaatTACTAATAGTACTATTTATATAACAcaatggaataacgatcattactttgatATACATTaagcacaataaaaataatatttgcaaatcaataagaaaattaataatgtagaataacgtttaccgctacaaaattattttaatctacagtcagactagctataaacaacaaaatatgAGTTTtgtcggaattaattaattgtcgaatcgagtc contains:
- the LOC135072710 gene encoding N-acetylgalactosaminyltransferase 7, producing the protein MKMRITNVRRGRIVRMGAGCAVLLLLVYALHKWSSENNSYVADEMIDSEAQVGYYKFHRDVYPTLKSELGNFEPKDLRTVKGPGEEGKPYHMSQDRANDIAESESEYGMNIAASDDIAMNRSIPDTRLDECRYWHYPEDLSSTSVIIVFHNEGFSVLMRTVHTVIERSPPNVLHEIVLVDDFSDKENLKSNLDNYIKRFKGKVRLIRNTQREGLIRTRSRGAQEATGEVIVFLDAHCEVNLNWLPPLLAPIYRDYRIMTVPVIDGVDHKTFEYRPVYQHGTNYRGIFEWGMLYKENEVPEREDSRHKHKSEPYKSPTHAGGLFAINKRYFLEIGAYDPGLLVWGGENFELSFKIWQCGGSIEWVPCSRVGHVYRAFMPYSFGNLAKNRKGSLITINYKRVIETWFDEEHKEYFYTREPMARFLDMGDISEQVALKEKLKCKSFGWFMENVAYDVYDKFPKLPKNIHWGMVKNKATGVCLDTMGKAAPAYIGTSSCHGSGNSQLFRLNEAGQLGVGERCVEADTDSVKQAICRLGTVDGPWRYEEENSQLIHRLHGYCLTLQPHARTLGLAPCDSRNTYQQWTISHKKPNW